A stretch of the Rosa rugosa chromosome 5, drRosRugo1.1, whole genome shotgun sequence genome encodes the following:
- the LOC133711087 gene encoding uncharacterized protein LOC133711087: MEGTSEIQDTGGSTSSRSDSSESEPTVKASLSCHHTFASRRSFMSKPIYPLSFPPQTPPREASDFTVAGFPDFDAATPQRDGHRWSSASSSVDFTDVSESFEAEISGRHFSNMSEGFRCGLCDRFLSQRSPWSSRRIVRSGDMPITGVLSCCHVFHAECLEQTTPKIRKSDPPCPLCARLEEENLSEQQSFSRLRASFPRLRPISDDGPSRPWGCAQVGDCVEGALHAPPRNSMLLLNKSRIKKNLSLKSNSSKEFPGKLRKSGAYYSQHLSGKSVDQGAVGCSKSKMTAGPSIKS, from the exons ATGGAG GGAACCTCAGAAATTCAAGATACTGGGGGGTCCACGTCATCTCGTTCAGACAGTAGTGAATCTGAACCCACGGTCAAGGCATCCCTATCTTGTCATCATACTTTCGCAAGTCGCCGTTCTTTCATGTCCAAACCTATATATCCCTTGTCATTTCCTCCACAAACTCCCCCCAGAGAGGCTTCTGACTTCACAGTTGCTGGGTTTCCTGATTTTGATGCTGCCACTCCTCAGAGAGATGGCCACCGCTGGAGCAGTGCCAGCAGCAGTGTTGATTTTACTGATGTTTCTGAGTCATTTGAGGCAGAAATTTCTGGTCGACACTTTAGTAATATGTCTGAGGGGTTTAGATGTGGCTTGTGTGATAGGTTCCTTTCACAGAGATCACCTTGGAGTTCTCGTCGCATAGTCAGAAGTGGAGATATGCCAATCACTGGGGTTCTTTCTTGTTGTCATGTTTTCCATGCAGAGTGCTTGGAGCAAACAACACCGAAGATCCGCAAAAGCGACCCTCCCTGCCCCCTATGTGCCCGACTTGAGGAGGAAAATCTCTCTGAACAGCAAAGCTTTTCTAGATTGCGAGCTAGTTTTCCAAGACTTAGACCAATTAGTGATGATGGACCATCCAGGCCTTGGGGATGCGCTCAGGTGGGAGATTGTGTTGAAGGGGCTTTGCATGCTCCCCCACGCAATAGTATGCTGTTGCTCAATAAGAGTCGCATAAAGAAAAATCTTTCTTTGAAAAGCAATTCGAGCAAAGAATTTCCTGGTAAATTGAGAAAAAGCGGCGCTTACTATTCACAACATCTGAGTGGAAAATCAGTTGATCAGGGAGCAGTTGGATGCTCAAAGTCAAAGATGACAGCAGGGCCGAGTATTAAGAGCTGA
- the LOC133708241 gene encoding uncharacterized protein LOC133708241: MILYSPLFSSGVTPRGKTTSSSSSSSYSPTRVNSDASPAGSLGPDSFCPSGLCSCGRRRFIEAAVTSSLFPICPSTSFASKSQFDDYTATLRKVHPPRPDWYEELYASVLNTGMQSYEDEIAGYKSELFAKLKGKAEQVLEIGIGTGPNLRYYGADDGVRVFGVDPNKKMERYAKAAAVAAGLPLSNFEFIQAVGEAIPLDDASVDAVVGTLVLCSVKDVNKTLKEIKRVLRPGGLYLFVEHVAAKDGTTLRFIQSVLDPLQQTLADGCHLTRETGTNISRSGFSGVELSMTSLSSTSIINPQIYGIACK; the protein is encoded by the exons ATGATCCTTTACAGTCCTCTCTTCTCATCCGGCGTTACGCCACGTGGCAAAAccacatcttcttcttcttcttcttcttattctccGACCCGAGTCAACTCGGACGCTTCACCGGCCGGATCACTCGGGCCGGACTCGTTCTGTCCGAGCGGCTTATGTTCTTGCGGAAGAAGACGCTTCATCGAAGCAGCAGTCACTTCATCTCTATTCCCAATTTGCCCCTCCACCTCCTTCGCTTCCAAGTCGCAGTTCGACGATTATACG GCCACGTTGAGGAAAGTTCACCCTCCTCGACCAGACTGGTATGAAGAGTTGTATGCGTCAGTGTTGAACACCGGCATGCAATCTTACGAAGACGAG ATTGCGGGTTACAAGTCGGAGCTCTTTGCTAAGTTGAAGGGAAAAGCTGAGCAAGTGTTGGAAATTGGTATAGGGACTGGTCCTAATCTAAGATACTATGGTGCTGATGATGGTGTCCGAGTTTTCGGCGTGGATCCTAATAAAAAGATGGAAAGATATGCTAAGGCTGCGGCCGTGGCTGCTGGTCTGCCCCTTTCGAACTTTGAGTTTATACAAGCA GTTGGGGAGGCTATACCATTAGATGATGCTTCTGTTGATGCAGTTGTTGGAACCCTTGTATTGTGTTCTGTAAAAGATGTCAACAAGACTCTAAAAG AGATTAAGAGAGTGCTGAGACCAGGTGGACTCTACTTGTTTGTGGAGCATGTGGCTGCAAAAG ATGGGACAACCCTCAGATTTATACAGAGTGTTCTTGATCCTTTGCAACAAACCCTTGCCGATGGGTGTCATCTCACCCGGGAAACAGGAACCAATATATCCAGATCCGGCTTCTCAGGCGTCGAGCTTAGCATGACCTCCTTGTCCAGTACCTCAATTATAAACCCTCAAATCTATGGAATAGCTTGCAAGTAA
- the LOC133708242 gene encoding uncharacterized protein LOC133708242 isoform X2 — protein sequence MSATNTEDVKDQELADSALNNQGHGDSAEQDIKASDESRDEHPMPSVQKEEETIKKKYGGIIPRKPPLISKDHERAYFDSADWALGKGAHKPKGPLEALRPKLQPTPHQQVRSRRASYTRADDVEVDGVNNNTSEEEVQSSETDGSSSNNTSTNTATEDESRHE from the exons ATGTCGGCTACAAACACGGAGGATGTGAAGGACCAAGAGCTTGCTGATAGTGCTCTCAATAACCAAGGTCACGGTGACAGTGCCGAGCAAGACATAAAAGCTTCAGATGAAAGCCGCGATGAACATCCCATGCCTTCAGTTCAGAAGGAG GAGGAAACAATTAAGAAAAAGTATGGGGGTATTATTCCTAGGAAGCCTCCACTAATATCCAAG GACCATGAGCGGGCTTATTTTGATTCTGCTGATTGGGCATTGGGAAAG GGAGCCCATAAGCCGAAAGGACCACTTGAAGCACTCCGCCCAAAGCTGCAG CCTACACCACACCAGCAAGTGCGTTCGAGGCGCGCCTCCTATACGCGCGCAGATGATGTTGAAG TAGATGGCGTCAATAACAACACTTCGGAGGAGGAAGTCCAATCCAGCGAAACCGATGGTAGCAGCAGTAACAACACCAGCACAAACACCGCTACTGAGGATGAGAGCCGCCATGAGTAA
- the LOC133708242 gene encoding uncharacterized protein LOC133708242 isoform X4, protein MSATNTEDVKDQELADSALNNQGHGDSAEQDIKASDESRDEHPMPSVQKEEETIKKKYGGIIPRKPPLISKDHERAYFDSADWALGKGAHKPKGPLEALRPKLQPTPHQQVRSRRASYTRADDVEDGVNNNTSEEEVQSSETDGSSSNNTSTNTATEDESRHE, encoded by the exons ATGTCGGCTACAAACACGGAGGATGTGAAGGACCAAGAGCTTGCTGATAGTGCTCTCAATAACCAAGGTCACGGTGACAGTGCCGAGCAAGACATAAAAGCTTCAGATGAAAGCCGCGATGAACATCCCATGCCTTCAGTTCAGAAGGAG GAGGAAACAATTAAGAAAAAGTATGGGGGTATTATTCCTAGGAAGCCTCCACTAATATCCAAG GACCATGAGCGGGCTTATTTTGATTCTGCTGATTGGGCATTGGGAAAG GGAGCCCATAAGCCGAAAGGACCACTTGAAGCACTCCGCCCAAAGCTGCAG CCTACACCACACCAGCAAGTGCGTTCGAGGCGCGCCTCCTATACGCGCGCAGATGATGTTGAAG ATGGCGTCAATAACAACACTTCGGAGGAGGAAGTCCAATCCAGCGAAACCGATGGTAGCAGCAGTAACAACACCAGCACAAACACCGCTACTGAGGATGAGAGCCGCCATGAGTAA
- the LOC133708242 gene encoding uncharacterized protein LOC133708242 isoform X3, whose protein sequence is MSATNTEDVKDQELADSALNNQGHGDSAEQDIKASDESRDEHPMPSVQKEEETIKKKYGGIIPRKPPLISKDHERAYFDSADWALGKQGAHKPKGPLEALRPKLQPTPHQQVRSRRASYTRADDVEDGVNNNTSEEEVQSSETDGSSSNNTSTNTATEDESRHE, encoded by the exons ATGTCGGCTACAAACACGGAGGATGTGAAGGACCAAGAGCTTGCTGATAGTGCTCTCAATAACCAAGGTCACGGTGACAGTGCCGAGCAAGACATAAAAGCTTCAGATGAAAGCCGCGATGAACATCCCATGCCTTCAGTTCAGAAGGAG GAGGAAACAATTAAGAAAAAGTATGGGGGTATTATTCCTAGGAAGCCTCCACTAATATCCAAG GACCATGAGCGGGCTTATTTTGATTCTGCTGATTGGGCATTGGGAAAG CAGGGAGCCCATAAGCCGAAAGGACCACTTGAAGCACTCCGCCCAAAGCTGCAG CCTACACCACACCAGCAAGTGCGTTCGAGGCGCGCCTCCTATACGCGCGCAGATGATGTTGAAG ATGGCGTCAATAACAACACTTCGGAGGAGGAAGTCCAATCCAGCGAAACCGATGGTAGCAGCAGTAACAACACCAGCACAAACACCGCTACTGAGGATGAGAGCCGCCATGAGTAA
- the LOC133708242 gene encoding uncharacterized protein LOC133708242 isoform X1 produces the protein MSATNTEDVKDQELADSALNNQGHGDSAEQDIKASDESRDEHPMPSVQKEEETIKKKYGGIIPRKPPLISKDHERAYFDSADWALGKQGAHKPKGPLEALRPKLQPTPHQQVRSRRASYTRADDVEVDGVNNNTSEEEVQSSETDGSSSNNTSTNTATEDESRHE, from the exons ATGTCGGCTACAAACACGGAGGATGTGAAGGACCAAGAGCTTGCTGATAGTGCTCTCAATAACCAAGGTCACGGTGACAGTGCCGAGCAAGACATAAAAGCTTCAGATGAAAGCCGCGATGAACATCCCATGCCTTCAGTTCAGAAGGAG GAGGAAACAATTAAGAAAAAGTATGGGGGTATTATTCCTAGGAAGCCTCCACTAATATCCAAG GACCATGAGCGGGCTTATTTTGATTCTGCTGATTGGGCATTGGGAAAG CAGGGAGCCCATAAGCCGAAAGGACCACTTGAAGCACTCCGCCCAAAGCTGCAG CCTACACCACACCAGCAAGTGCGTTCGAGGCGCGCCTCCTATACGCGCGCAGATGATGTTGAAG TAGATGGCGTCAATAACAACACTTCGGAGGAGGAAGTCCAATCCAGCGAAACCGATGGTAGCAGCAGTAACAACACCAGCACAAACACCGCTACTGAGGATGAGAGCCGCCATGAGTAA
- the LOC133709184 gene encoding casparian strip membrane protein 1-like: MKAATVAAGPELLEGSEAHKPIPKVRVSRVLSVIDFILRVVAAVGTLASAIAMGTSRQTLPFVTRFVRFKANYKDLPTFTFFVIVNSIVCVYLVLSLPVSIVHIIWTGAVKSRITLVILDTAMLGLLTAGASSATAIVAMAHYGSTLANWFPFCRQFNNFCQRISGSLIGSFVAIVVIILLIILSSVAISRR, from the exons ATGAAGGCAGCAACAGTAGCAGCAGGACCAGAACTACTCGAGGGTAGCGAAGCCCACAAACCAATCCCAAAAGTGAGGGTGAGCAGAGTGCTCTCTGTTATCGATTTCATTCTGCGAGTAGTTGCAGCCGTCGGAACACTAGCAAGTGCCATAGCCATGGGAACCAGCAGGCAAACACTTCCCTTTGTCACACGGTTTGTTCGATTCAAGGCTAATTACAAGGATCTTCCCACGTTCAC GTTCTTTGTGATTGTCAATTCAATTGTATGTGTCTACCTTGTGCTTTCACTTCCGGTGTCTATTGTCCACATAATCTGGACTGGAGCAGTGAAAAGTAGGATCACCTTGGTCATCTTAGACACG GCAATGCTGGGTCTTTTAACTGCTGGTGCATCCTCAGCAACAGCAATAGTGGCCATGGCACACTATGGCAGCACCCTTGCCAATTGGTTTCCATTCTGCCGCCAATTCAACAACTTCTGTCAGCGCATTTCAGGCTCTCTGATCGGCTCGTTCGTCGCCATTGTTGTGATCATACTGCTAATCATCTTGTCCTCTGTCGCAATCTCTCGCCGCTAG
- the LOC133709183 gene encoding photosynthetic NDH subunit of lumenal location 2, chloroplastic — MSGSFTTTTTTLLHARITKPRTSRCRNSVIRASFPREEVAASRRKVVTTFLATTLGIGVAQHGIATPLGLAQNWGTRSFIRERFFEPGLSPEDAVLRIRQTAEGLHSIRDMLEAMAWRYLIFYIRLKSAYLSQDLKNAMTLVPEVNRKDYAKTANELVDNMAELDYYIRTPKVYESYLFYEKTLKSIDDLVLLLA; from the exons ATGAGCGGCAgcttcaccaccaccaccaccaccctccTCCATGCCCGCATTACCAAGCCCCGAACCAGTCGTTGCCGGAACTCGGTCATCCGAGCATCGTTTCCCCGAGAGGAGGTTGCGGCGAGTCGTAGGAAAGTTGTGACAACATTTTTGGCTACTACACTGGGGATTGGGGTAGCTCAACATGGCATTGCTACTCCGCTAGGACTAGCTCAGAATTGGGGGACTCGTTCATTTATAAGGGAACGTTTCTTTGAGCCTGGATTGTCTCCGGAAGATGCGGTGCTTCGGATTAGGCAAACTGCTGAAGGGTTACATAGTATTAGGGACATGTTGGAGGCCATGGCTTGGAGGTACCTCATCTTTTACATTCGCTTAAAGTCGGCTTATCTTTCTCAAGATTTGAAGAATGCAATGACTTTGGTGCCGGAAGTTAACCGAAAAGATTATGCCAAGACGGCCAATGAGTTGGTGGATAACATGGCAGAG TTGGATTATTATATTCGGACGCCAAAGGTGTATGAATCATACCTATTTTATGAGAAGACGTTAAAATCAATAGATGATCTGGTGTTGTTGCTGGCCTAG
- the LOC133709182 gene encoding 2-hydroxy-palmitic acid dioxygenase mpo1-like produces the protein MGKTGLFDLEKHFAFYGAYHSNPINIAIHMIFVWPIFFTALLLLYFTPSIFNVEFSLFGSHVFLAFNVGFLLTLIYSVFYFFLDHKAGSLAALLCFICWVGSSFLASRLGFSLSWKVVLVAQIVCWTGQFLGHGAFERRAPALLDNLAQAFIMAPFFVLLEALQSFFGYEPYPGFHAIVQAKVDAEITEWKETKQRLVS, from the exons ATGGGGAAGACTGGATTGTTCGACCTTGAGAAGCACTTCGCTTTCTATGGAGCTTATCACAGCAATCCGATCAACATTGCGATACATATGATCTTCGTCTGGCCCATCTTCTTCACAGCTCTGTTACTCCTCTATTTCACGCCATCCATATTCAACGTGGAGTTTTCACTGTTTGGGAGCCATGTCTTTCTGGCTTTCAACGTCGGCTTCTTGTTGACTTTGATCTATTCCGTGTTTTACTTCTTTCTGGATCATAAAGCTGGTTCCTTGGCTGCTCTGCTTTGTTTTATTTGCTGGGTTGGCAGTAGTTTCCTTGCGAGTCGACTCGGGTTTTCGCTCTCTTGGAAG GTTGTTCTGGTGGCTCAGATAGTGTGTTGGACCGGACAGTTTCTTGGCCATGGGGCCTTTGAG AGACGGGCACCGGCTCTATTGGACAACCTTGCACAAGCATTTATAATGGctcctttctttgttttgttagaG GCTCTGCAAAGCTTCTTTGGCTATGAACCATACCCAGGGTTTCATGCAATAGTTCAGGCAAAAGTTGATGCTGAAATTACTGAATGGAAAGAAACGAAGCAGAGATTGGTCTCGTAA
- the LOC133709185 gene encoding cytochrome P450 704B1: protein MGYLLWDSSSEDGCSKGWLMLACTVLLWIIIYRWSQRNRKGPKTWPLVGAAIEQLMNYNRMHDWLVKYLSESNSVVVPMPFTTYTYIADPANVEHVLKTNFANYPKGEVYQSYMQVLLGDGIFNSDGEVWRKQRKTASFEFASKNLRDFSTVVFRDYSLKLHGILSQASFQGQQVDMQELLMRMTLDSICKVGFGVEIGTLAPDLPDNQFAQAFDTANIIVTYRFIDPLWKIKKFLNWGSEALLDKSMKTIDDFTYSVIRKRKSEIKEAQQSSDKNLQMHHLNNPNLIQMKHDILSRFIELGEDPESNLTDKSLRDVVLNFVIAGRDTTATTLSWAIYMIMTHPEVAEKLYTELKTLEEEQAREEKDSLLQYDKEDLESFNQRVKQFAGLMNYDSLGRLYYLHAVITETLRLYPAVPQDPKGILEDDVLPDGTKVRAGGMVTYVPYSMGRMEYNWGADAASFKPERWLKDGYFLNASPFKFTAFQAGPRICLGKDSAYLQMKMVLAILCRFFTFTLVPGHPVEYRMMTILSMKHGLKLTVARRSSDA from the exons ATGGGATATCTTTTATGggattcttcttcagaagatggATGCAGTAAGGGATGGTTGATGCTAGCTTGCACGGTTTTGTTATGGATCATTATCTATAGATGGAGCCAGAGGAACAGAAAAGGTCCCAAAACATGGCCGTTAGTAGGAGCAGCAATTGAACAACTCATGAACTATAACAGAATGCATGATTGGCTTGTCAAGTACCTGTCCGAATCAAACTCTGTTGTCGTCCCAATGCCGTTCACAACTTACACTTACATTGCAGATCCAGCTAATGTAGAACATGTCCTCAAGACCAACTTTGCGAATTACCCAAAG GGTGAAGTGTACCAATCGTACATGCAAGTCCTGCTCGGAGATGGAATCTTCAATTCAGATGGAGAAGTTTGGAGGAAACAGAGAAAGACTGCAAGCTTCGAATTTGCATCCAAGAATTTGAGGGACTTCAGCACTGTTGTCTTCAGAGATTACAGCCTAAAGCTCCATGGCATTCTGAGTCAAGCATCTTTTCAAGGGCAACAAGTAGACATGCAG GAATTGCTGATGAGGATGACTCTGGACTCCATATGTAAGGTGGGATTTGGTGTAGAGATTGGAACCCTGGCTCCAGATCTACCAGATAATCAGTTTGCCCAGGCCTTCGACACTGCAAACATAATTGTCACATATCGATTCATTGATCCACTatggaaaataaagaaattctTAAATTGGGGATCAGAAGCTTTACTTGACAAGAGCATGAAAACCATAGATGATTTTACATATTCTGTAATTCGGAAAAGGAAATCAGAGATAAAAGAAGCTCAACAGAGTTCAGATAAAAACCTG CAAATGCATCATTTAAATAACCCAAATCTTATACAGATGAAGCATGATATACTGTCAAGATTCATCGAGTTAGGTGAAGACCCAGAAAGCAACTTAACTGACAAAAGCCTCAGGGATGTTGTCCTCAACTTCGTAATAGCTGGTCGGGACACAACAGCAACCACTCTCTCATGGGCGATTTACATGATAATGACCCATCCCGAGGTAGCCGAGAAGCTATATACGGAGCTTAAGACTCTTGAAGAAGAACAAGCACGAGAAGAGAAAGATTCATTACTCCAATATGACAAAGAGGACCTTGAATCATTCAATCAAAGAGTGAAACAATTTGCAGGACTCATGAACTATGATTCATTGGGGAGACTCTATTATTTGCATGCAGTCATCACAGAGACACTCCGTCTGTACCCTGCAGTCCCTCAG GACCCTAAAGGCATATTGGAAGATGATGTTCTACCAGATGGAACAAAAGTCAGAGCAGGAGGAATGGTAACCTACGTTCCCTATTCGATGGGTAGAATGGAGTACAATTGGGGTGCTGATGCCGCTTCATTTAAGCCAGAGAGATGGCTCAAAGACGGTTACTTCTTAAATGCATCGCCATTTAAGTTCACCGCATTTCAG GCAGGACCAAGAATATGCCTAGGGAAGGACTCTGCATACCTCCAAATGAAGATGGTACTGGCCATTCTGTGCAGATTTTTCACATTCACTTTGGTTCCCGGTCATCCAGTTGAGTATAGGATGATGACAATTTTATCAATGAAGCATGGCTTGAAGCTTACAGTAGCCAGACGCTCATCAGATGCATGA
- the LOC133709647 gene encoding NAC domain-containing protein 1-like, with product MEANNGSGLPPGFRFHPTDEELIVYYLKNQATSKPCPVSIIPEVDIYKFDPWQLPEKAEFGENEWYFFTPRDRKYPNGVRPNRATVSGYWKATGTDKAIHSASKYVGVKKALVFYKGRPPKGVKTDWIMHEYRLSDSKRQASKQLGSMRLDDWVLCRIYKKRHVNKAYLDDPKLEDSSPQMEHFTAANDVKEEQVLNFPRTFSISSLLDMDYLGPISQLLNDNPTYDLHNMLANNAGLNGQTFQFGDQIPYQSADSARFQVMNHSSTFNQPLFVNPAYNNMNGLNL from the exons ATGGAGGCCAATAATGGCTCTGGACTTCCTCCTGGTTTTAGGTTCCACCCAACTGATGAGGAACTCATTGTGTATTACCTCAAAAACCAAGCCACTTCAAAGCCGTGCCCTGTTTCCATCATCCCAGAAGTCGATATCTACAAGTTTGATCCTTGGCAATTGCCTG AGAAAGCAGAGTTTGGAGAAAATGAATGGTACTTCTTCACCCCCCGGGACCGGAAGTACCCGAACGGAGTCCGGCCCAATCGCGCAACCGTGTCAGGTTATTGGAAGGCCACCGGCACAGACAAGGCAATTCACAGTGCGTCTAAGTATGTGGGGGTGAAGAAGGCTCTTGTTTTCTACAAGGGTAGACCACCAAAGGGGGTCAAGACGGATTGGATTATGCATGAGTATCGGTTAAGTGATTCGAAAAGACAGGCCAGCAAGCAACTTGGGTCCATGAGA TTGGATGATTGGGTCCTGTGTAGGATCTATAAGAAGAGGCATGTCAACAAGGCTTACTTGGATGATCCAAAACTTGAAGATTCAAGTCCCCAAATGGAGCATTTTACAGCTGCTAATGATGTCAAAGAGGAACAAGTGCTGAATTTCCCAAGGACATTTTCCATTAGTAGCCTTTTGGACATGGATTACTTGGGACCAATTTCCCAGCTTTTGAATGACAATCCAACTTATGATCTCCACAACATGCTGGCCAATAATGCAGGACTAAATGGCCAGACGTTTCAGTTTGGTGATCAAATCCCATACCAAAGCGCAGACTCTGCGAGATTCCAAGTGATGAATCATAGTAGCACCTTTAACCAACCATTATTTGTGAATCCGGCGTACAACAACATGAATGGTTTGAACCTCTAA